Proteins from a single region of Pongo pygmaeus isolate AG05252 chromosome 3, NHGRI_mPonPyg2-v2.0_pri, whole genome shotgun sequence:
- the FABP2 gene encoding fatty acid-binding protein, intestinal, whose translation MAFDGTWKVDRSENYDKFMEKMGVNIVKRKLAAHDNLKLTITQEGNKFTVKESSIFRNTEVVFELGVTFNYNLADGTELRGTWSLEGNKLIGKFKRTDNGNELNTVREIIGDELVQTYVYEGVEAKRIFKKD comes from the exons ATGGCGTTTGACGGCACTTGGAAGGTAGACCGGAGTGAAAACTATGACAAGTTCATGGAAAAAATGG GTGTTAATATAGTGAAAAGGAAGCTTGCAGCTCATGACAATTTGAAGCTGACAATTAcacaagaaggaaataaattcacagtCAAAGAATCAAGCATTTTTCGAAACACTGAAGTTGTTTTTGAACTTGGTGTCACCTTTAATTACAACCTAGCAGACGGAACTGAACTCagg gGGACCTGGAGCCTTGAGGGAAATAAACTTATTGGAAAATTCAAACGGACAGACAATGGAAATGAACTGAATACTGTCCGAGAAATTATAGGTGATGAACTAGTCCAG ACTTACGTATATGAAGGAGTAGAAGCCAAAAGGATCTTTAAAAAGGATTGA